From a region of the Anaeromyxobacter sp. genome:
- a CDS encoding putative addiction module antidote protein, whose amino-acid sequence MAGKLKLKKWDSAAHLKTGADIARYWEACLEEGRDDPAFITAALGNIARARGMTGLARKTGLTREGLYKALSPDGNPEFGTVMRVIRALGLELHGASAKG is encoded by the coding sequence ATGGCTGGCAAGCTCAAGCTCAAGAAGTGGGACTCGGCGGCGCACCTCAAGACCGGGGCGGACATCGCCCGGTACTGGGAGGCCTGCCTGGAGGAGGGGCGCGACGATCCCGCCTTCATCACGGCGGCGCTCGGCAACATCGCGCGCGCTCGCGGGATGACGGGGCTCGCCCGCAAGACGGGGCTCACGCGGGAGGGGCTCTACAAGGCGCTCTCGCCCGACGGGAACCCGGAGTTCGGCACGGTGATGCGGGTCATCCGAGCGCTCGGACTGGAGCTGCACGGGGCGTCGGCGAAGGGGTAG
- a CDS encoding type II toxin-antitoxin system RelE/ParE family toxin, protein MAVILTTAVFDRWFGRLRDRMAATRIQVRIDRAEAGNLGDCKAVGGGVSEMRIDHGPGYRVYFVQRGHELILLLAGGDKGSQAKDIELARELAKQV, encoded by the coding sequence GTGGCCGTCATCCTCACGACAGCCGTCTTCGATCGATGGTTCGGACGGCTCCGGGACCGGATGGCCGCGACACGGATCCAAGTCCGGATCGACCGGGCGGAGGCGGGCAACCTCGGGGACTGCAAGGCCGTGGGCGGCGGCGTCTCGGAGATGCGGATCGACCATGGCCCCGGGTACCGCGTCTACTTCGTCCAGCGAGGGCACGAACTGATTCTCCTCCTGGCCGGTGGCGACAAGGGATCCCAGGCGAAGGACATCGAGCTGGCGAGGGAACTGGCGAAGCAGGTCTAG